A region from the Pseudomonas sp. P8_229 genome encodes:
- a CDS encoding amino acid ABC transporter permease, producing MNFNWDVFWQYLLQPSGVYLTGLWLTCLISVLAMLLGCVLGLAAALLRLSKNPLLHLPVRFYVWLMRGTPLLVQIVFLYTALAAGGIFRFEDIELFGLVIPGNIQAAIIALGLNEGAYMAEIIRAGIGAVDKGQYEAGRSLGMTFAKLMRRIVLPQAFRVIVPPLGNEFNVMLKNTTLVSVIGVQELLLSTQMVTSATFRVFELYLVVAIYFLLLTTLWGFFQRWLESRFGQSDRPSAPPPASSRMFGRGTLKLLRGR from the coding sequence ATGAACTTCAATTGGGATGTGTTCTGGCAGTACCTGTTGCAGCCCAGCGGCGTGTACCTCACCGGACTCTGGTTGACGTGCCTGATCAGTGTGCTGGCGATGTTGCTCGGCTGTGTTCTGGGGCTGGCTGCCGCGCTGTTGCGCTTGTCGAAGAACCCTTTGCTGCATCTGCCAGTGCGCTTTTATGTGTGGCTGATGCGCGGCACGCCGTTGCTGGTGCAGATCGTTTTCCTCTACACGGCGCTGGCAGCGGGCGGGATTTTTCGCTTCGAAGACATCGAGCTGTTCGGGCTGGTGATCCCCGGCAACATCCAGGCCGCGATCATCGCTCTGGGCCTCAATGAAGGCGCGTACATGGCCGAGATCATTCGGGCCGGGATCGGTGCCGTGGACAAGGGCCAGTACGAGGCCGGCCGTTCACTGGGCATGACCTTCGCCAAATTGATGCGCCGCATCGTGCTGCCGCAAGCGTTCAGGGTGATCGTGCCGCCGCTGGGCAACGAGTTCAACGTGATGCTGAAAAACACCACGCTGGTCAGCGTGATCGGCGTGCAGGAGCTGTTGCTCAGCACGCAAATGGTCACCTCGGCGACCTTTCGGGTGTTCGAGTTGTACCTGGTGGTGGCGATCTATTTCCTGTTGCTCACCACCTTGTGGGGCTTCTTTCAGCGCTGGTTGGAGAGCCGTTTCGGCCAGTCGGACCGACCTTCTGCGCCACCGCCGGCCTCCAGCCGGATGTTCGGGCGCGGTACTCTGAAACTGCTGAGGGGACGCTAA
- a CDS encoding ABC transporter ATP-binding protein produces the protein MLRVFERRLDPFPPDEVPPPPNGLAKFLWACTRGARGYILALALLSAGVSIYEAWLFSFLGQVVDLLSTWQAGGEAAVQESRVLWGMGIVMVFSVGLVALRTMVQHQILAINLPLRLRWDFHRLMLRQSLSFFSDEFSGRVTTKVMQTALAVRDVLFTLIEILPGIGVYFIAIIALAGGFALKLMLPFLAWVVLFGLAMWYFVPRLGKVGQEQANARSMMTGRIADAYTNITTVKLFSHSNREAHFARAAMEDFKLTGFRQMRLVSLFEIVNQALVVALIMSAGGYALWLWHQGAVGAGAVAAITAMALRINGMSNWIMWQMTSLFESIGTVQDGMATLTQGTKVQDAPNAGVLVTSGGAVTFDKVRFNYGGERQVLDGLSLNIRPGEKIGLVGRSGAGKSTLINLLLRFYDVDSGEIRIDGQNIAHVTQDSLRSCIGMVTQDTSLLHRSIRDNIAYGRPDATDAQIRRAAANAQADEFISQLSDRQGHTGYDTLVGERGIKLSGGQRQRVAIARVMLKNAPILLLDEATSALDSEVEVAIQESLDEMMQGKTVIAIAHRLSTIAAMDRLIVMDDGRIIEQGTHSELLEKNGVYARLWAHQSGGFLGEDRGVIEALDQA, from the coding sequence ATGCTTCGTGTGTTTGAACGAAGACTCGACCCTTTCCCGCCTGACGAGGTACCACCGCCGCCCAACGGCCTGGCCAAATTTCTCTGGGCCTGCACCCGGGGTGCCCGTGGTTACATTCTGGCGTTGGCGCTGCTCAGTGCCGGCGTGTCGATTTATGAGGCGTGGCTGTTTTCCTTCCTCGGCCAGGTCGTGGACCTGCTCTCGACGTGGCAGGCCGGCGGCGAAGCGGCGGTGCAGGAGAGCCGCGTGTTGTGGGGGATGGGCATTGTCATGGTGTTCAGTGTCGGGCTGGTGGCGTTGCGCACCATGGTCCAGCATCAGATCCTGGCAATTAACCTGCCGCTGCGTCTGCGCTGGGATTTCCACCGGTTGATGCTGCGGCAAAGCCTTTCGTTTTTCTCCGATGAGTTCTCTGGCCGCGTCACCACCAAAGTGATGCAGACGGCGCTGGCGGTACGCGATGTACTGTTCACTCTGATCGAAATCTTGCCCGGGATCGGCGTGTATTTCATTGCGATCATCGCGCTGGCCGGCGGCTTCGCGCTGAAGCTGATGTTGCCGTTCCTGGCCTGGGTCGTGCTGTTCGGTCTGGCCATGTGGTACTTCGTGCCGCGTCTGGGCAAAGTCGGGCAGGAACAGGCCAATGCGCGCTCGATGATGACCGGGCGTATCGCCGATGCTTACACCAACATCACGACTGTGAAGCTGTTCTCACACTCCAACCGCGAAGCGCACTTCGCGCGGGCCGCGATGGAAGATTTCAAGCTGACCGGTTTTCGCCAGATGCGCCTGGTCAGCCTGTTCGAGATCGTCAATCAGGCCCTGGTCGTCGCGTTGATCATGTCCGCCGGGGGCTATGCCCTGTGGCTGTGGCACCAGGGAGCTGTCGGCGCCGGTGCGGTGGCGGCGATCACCGCCATGGCGTTGCGGATCAATGGCATGTCGAACTGGATCATGTGGCAAATGACCTCGCTGTTCGAAAGCATCGGCACCGTCCAGGATGGCATGGCGACGCTGACCCAAGGCACCAAGGTGCAGGACGCGCCGAATGCTGGCGTGCTGGTCACTTCTGGTGGTGCGGTGACCTTCGACAAGGTGCGATTCAACTACGGTGGCGAACGTCAGGTACTCGATGGCTTGAGCCTGAACATCCGCCCGGGCGAGAAAATCGGTCTGGTGGGCCGCTCCGGTGCCGGCAAATCCACGCTGATCAACCTGCTGCTGCGCTTTTATGACGTCGACAGCGGGGAGATTCGCATCGACGGGCAAAACATCGCGCACGTCACGCAAGACAGCCTGCGCAGTTGCATCGGCATGGTCACCCAGGACACCTCGCTGCTGCACCGCTCCATTCGCGACAACATCGCTTACGGCCGGCCCGATGCAACCGACGCGCAAATCCGTCGTGCTGCCGCCAATGCCCAGGCCGATGAGTTCATCAGCCAACTCAGCGATCGCCAAGGCCACACTGGCTACGACACGCTGGTGGGCGAGCGGGGGATCAAGCTGTCCGGCGGCCAGCGCCAACGGGTCGCAATTGCCCGGGTGATGCTGAAGAACGCGCCGATCCTGTTGCTGGACGAGGCCACCAGCGCGCTGGACTCGGAAGTCGAAGTAGCGATTCAGGAAAGCCTCGATGAAATGATGCAGGGCAAGACCGTGATCGCGATCGCCCATCGGTTGTCGACGATTGCAGCCATGGATCGCCTGATCGTCATGGACGATGGGCGCATCATCGAGCAGGGCACCCACTCAGAGTTGCTTGAGAAGAACGGCGTGTATGCGCGGCTGTGGGCGCATCAGAGCGGCGGCTTCCTGGGTGAGGACAGAGGCGTGATCGAGGCGCTGGATCAGGCGTGA
- a CDS encoding gamma-glutamyltransferase family protein: MLKFSAHEYPYPSQRQSVFARRGMVAASQPLAAQAGIEMMQRGGNAIDAAIATAAALTVVEPTGCGLGGDAFALVWFKNQLHGLNANGHAPASLSIEAVKAAGHEQMPLYGWTPVTVPGCPSAWAELSQRFGVLPFADLLQPAISLAIDGFPLSPVVAHQWQIALDEFGPHRDEVLQAWFDTFLIDGRAPKAGELFRNPAQARTLEELAASRCESLYRGALAQRLDAHSRATGGYLRATDLEHYRAQWVEPIHVNYRGVDVWEIPPSGQGLVALMALKILEGFDFDHRDSQQTWHRQLEAMKLAYSDGLHYITDPLHMRVAVADLLSDGYSARRREQIGEQAQPPKPGDPHASGTVYLATADGQGNMVSFIQSNYHGFGSGVVLPDSGIALQNRGQEFSLDPEHANALAPGKKTFHTIIPGFLTKDGQALGPFGVMGGYMQPQGHVQMVMNLVDFGLNPQSALDAPRWQWLGGMKVGIEQDASRDLANALARRGHEVQIASDLTDYGRGQIILRDPVTGVLCGGTEPRADSHIAVW; the protein is encoded by the coding sequence ATGTTGAAATTCTCTGCTCACGAGTATCCCTATCCATCGCAACGCCAAAGCGTGTTCGCTCGTCGCGGCATGGTCGCGGCGTCCCAGCCGCTGGCCGCTCAGGCCGGCATCGAGATGATGCAAAGGGGCGGTAATGCGATCGACGCCGCCATCGCCACGGCAGCGGCGCTGACCGTAGTCGAGCCTACAGGCTGCGGTTTGGGCGGCGATGCGTTTGCACTGGTCTGGTTCAAGAATCAGTTGCACGGCCTCAATGCCAACGGTCATGCCCCGGCCAGTCTGAGCATCGAAGCGGTCAAGGCCGCCGGGCATGAACAGATGCCGCTGTATGGCTGGACGCCGGTGACGGTGCCCGGTTGCCCATCGGCCTGGGCCGAGCTGTCGCAACGCTTTGGCGTGCTGCCGTTTGCCGATTTGCTGCAACCGGCGATCAGCCTGGCCATAGACGGTTTTCCGCTGTCGCCGGTGGTTGCCCATCAGTGGCAGATCGCGCTGGATGAGTTTGGTCCCCATCGCGATGAGGTGCTGCAGGCCTGGTTCGACACCTTTTTGATTGACGGTCGGGCGCCCAAGGCCGGGGAGCTATTCCGTAACCCGGCGCAGGCACGCACCCTTGAAGAACTCGCGGCGAGCCGCTGTGAGAGCTTGTATCGCGGTGCGCTGGCGCAACGCCTGGATGCGCATTCGCGGGCAACAGGCGGCTATTTGCGCGCCACGGATCTTGAGCATTACCGTGCGCAGTGGGTGGAGCCGATCCACGTCAATTACCGGGGCGTGGATGTCTGGGAAATCCCGCCAAGCGGGCAGGGGTTGGTTGCGCTGATGGCGCTGAAGATTCTCGAAGGCTTCGACTTCGATCACCGCGACAGCCAGCAGACTTGGCACCGTCAACTGGAGGCGATGAAGCTCGCCTACAGCGATGGCCTGCACTACATCACCGATCCGCTGCACATGCGCGTGGCCGTGGCCGATCTGTTGAGTGATGGCTACAGCGCTCGTCGCCGTGAACAGATCGGCGAGCAGGCCCAGCCGCCGAAACCGGGTGACCCTCACGCCAGCGGCACGGTGTATCTGGCCACGGCCGATGGGCAAGGCAATATGGTCTCGTTCATCCAGAGCAATTACCACGGCTTCGGCTCGGGCGTGGTGCTGCCTGACAGCGGCATCGCCTTGCAAAACCGCGGGCAGGAATTCAGCCTCGACCCGGAGCATGCCAACGCACTGGCCCCGGGCAAGAAGACCTTCCATACGATCATTCCCGGCTTCCTCACCAAGGACGGCCAGGCGCTTGGACCATTCGGTGTGATGGGCGGCTACATGCAGCCGCAGGGCCATGTGCAGATGGTCATGAACCTGGTGGATTTCGGCTTGAACCCGCAATCGGCACTGGATGCACCGCGCTGGCAATGGCTGGGCGGCATGAAAGTCGGCATCGAGCAGGACGCTTCAAGGGATCTGGCCAATGCGCTGGCACGCCGGGGGCATGAGGTGCAGATCGCCAGTGACCTGACGGATTACGGACGAGGGCAGATCATTCTGCGTGACCCGGTGACGGGCGTGTTGTGTGGGGGGACTGAGCCGCGGGCGGATTCGCATATTGCGGTGTGGTAG
- a CDS encoding polyamine ABC transporter substrate-binding protein, translating to MRLSSVFAALCCVAVVPMLQAADSVVKVYNWSDYIGPDTLKNFEKDNAIKVQYDIFDTNEMLEAKLLSGHSGYDVVVPSSQFLSKQIRAGAYQPLQRELLDNWKHLDPRLMQRLQAADPGNKYAVPYMWGTVGIGYNEEKVRAVLGKDVPLDSWAMVFDPQNLAKLKSCGVAFLDAPVKIIPQTLLYLGLDPNSVKPDDYKQASKLLMTLRPSVTYFNSSKYTADLANGDICVAIGYSGDVMQARTRAREAGKNIDIRYLIPKEGVNLWFDMLAIPKDAGNVANAHAFINYLLRPEVIAPVSDYVGYANPNKDATALMDAKVSGNPGIYPTDEVINHAFVSADLPENIQRLITREWNRIKSGQ from the coding sequence ATGCGTTTATCGAGTGTGTTCGCGGCGCTGTGCTGCGTCGCCGTGGTGCCCATGCTTCAGGCTGCCGATTCGGTGGTGAAGGTTTACAACTGGTCCGATTACATCGGCCCCGACACGCTGAAGAATTTCGAGAAAGACAACGCGATCAAGGTTCAGTACGACATCTTCGACACCAATGAAATGCTTGAGGCCAAGTTGCTCTCGGGGCACTCGGGCTATGACGTGGTGGTGCCGTCCAGCCAGTTTCTGTCCAAGCAGATTCGCGCCGGCGCCTATCAGCCGCTGCAACGGGAATTGCTGGATAACTGGAAGCATCTCGATCCGCGTCTGATGCAGCGTCTGCAAGCCGCCGACCCGGGCAATAAATACGCGGTGCCGTACATGTGGGGCACCGTGGGCATCGGCTACAACGAGGAGAAGGTGCGCGCGGTATTGGGCAAGGACGTGCCGCTGGATTCGTGGGCGATGGTGTTCGATCCGCAAAACCTCGCCAAACTCAAAAGCTGTGGCGTGGCCTTTCTCGATGCGCCGGTGAAGATCATTCCTCAGACCTTGCTCTACCTCGGACTGGACCCCAACAGCGTCAAGCCCGACGACTACAAGCAGGCGTCTAAACTGCTGATGACCCTGCGGCCCTCGGTGACTTACTTCAACTCTTCGAAGTACACCGCCGATTTGGCCAACGGCGATATCTGCGTGGCGATCGGCTATTCCGGTGACGTGATGCAGGCCCGGACCCGGGCGCGCGAGGCGGGGAAAAACATCGACATTCGCTACCTGATTCCCAAGGAGGGGGTGAACCTCTGGTTTGACATGCTGGCGATCCCCAAGGACGCCGGCAACGTTGCCAATGCCCATGCCTTCATCAACTACTTGCTGCGTCCTGAGGTGATTGCGCCAGTCAGCGACTACGTCGGCTACGCCAACCCGAACAAGGATGCCACGGCGCTGATGGACGCCAAAGTCAGTGGCAATCCAGGGATCTACCCGACTGACGAAGTGATCAACCATGCCTTCGTCTCGGCCGATCTGCCGGAAAACATCCAGCGCCTGATCACCCGCGAATGGAACCGGATCAAGTCCGGCCAATGA
- a CDS encoding ABC transporter substrate-binding protein, whose translation MHTSRLLLAAISLGLCTQWAVAAPTVPERLARVDKLTYCSGMDSPPLVSFDEAQKPKGLTVDLGLEIAKRLGDKKVDWRVIPFSGLLPALLAKQCDMIVDQLFDKPERREVIDIVNYMYSSQAVVVPKGNPKALKALADLSGHKIAVLNGSTIKTLLDSENESLVKAGKPPMKLVVYNTDTDAFQALRINQVDAYGTTVETAGYYAAMAPDLFEEGVPAFSRILTGLGIRKDDAQLSAAVQQIITDMRSDGSYKQLLNKWHVSSDTLD comes from the coding sequence ATGCATACGTCTCGCCTGTTACTGGCTGCAATTTCCCTGGGGCTTTGTACGCAGTGGGCGGTTGCCGCACCCACCGTGCCGGAGCGCCTGGCCAGGGTCGACAAACTCACCTATTGCTCTGGCATGGATTCACCGCCGCTGGTGTCCTTCGATGAAGCGCAAAAACCCAAGGGCCTGACCGTCGACCTCGGGCTGGAAATCGCCAAGCGTCTGGGCGACAAGAAGGTCGATTGGCGGGTGATTCCGTTTTCCGGATTGCTCCCGGCCTTGCTAGCCAAACAGTGCGACATGATCGTCGATCAATTGTTCGACAAGCCCGAGCGCCGCGAGGTAATCGATATCGTCAACTACATGTATTCCAGTCAGGCGGTCGTCGTGCCCAAGGGTAATCCGAAGGCGCTCAAGGCCCTGGCCGACCTCAGCGGGCACAAGATCGCGGTGCTCAACGGTTCGACCATCAAGACCCTGCTCGACAGCGAAAATGAAAGCCTGGTCAAGGCCGGCAAGCCACCGATGAAACTGGTGGTCTACAACACCGATACCGATGCCTTCCAGGCCTTGCGCATCAATCAGGTTGACGCTTACGGCACCACGGTCGAAACCGCCGGTTACTACGCCGCGATGGCGCCGGACCTGTTTGAGGAGGGCGTTCCAGCCTTCAGCAGGATCCTCACCGGTTTAGGGATTCGCAAGGACGATGCGCAACTGAGCGCCGCCGTGCAGCAGATCATCACCGACATGCGCAGCGATGGCAGCTACAAGCAGCTTTTGAATAAATGGCACGTTTCCAGCGACACACTCGATTGA
- a CDS encoding amino acid ABC transporter ATP-binding protein, with protein sequence MAHQSDELIIEALNIHKSFGDLQILKGISLQVRRGEVVVLIGASGSGKTTFIRCINLLEDIQSGEIRVSGRPMGYRTRADGSLVRDSERNIARQRRDIGMVFQRFNLFPHMTALENIIEAPIQVLGVPRQAALEQAQALLKRVGLTDKASHYPSMLSGGQQQRVAIARALAMKPQAMLFDEPTSALDPETVGEVLQVMKELAEEGMTMVVVTHEMGFAREVADRVVVLDQGELIEQGPPEQIFSRPTHPRTQAFLSRVL encoded by the coding sequence ATGGCGCATCAAAGTGACGAATTGATCATCGAGGCGCTGAACATTCACAAATCCTTCGGTGATCTGCAGATTCTCAAGGGCATTTCCCTGCAAGTGCGGCGCGGTGAAGTGGTGGTGCTGATTGGCGCTTCGGGCTCGGGCAAAACCACGTTTATCCGCTGCATCAATCTGCTCGAAGACATTCAGTCCGGGGAGATTCGGGTCAGTGGCCGGCCGATGGGCTATCGCACCCGGGCTGACGGCAGCCTGGTGCGCGATTCCGAGCGCAACATCGCTCGCCAGCGCCGGGACATTGGCATGGTGTTCCAGCGCTTCAACCTGTTCCCGCATATGACCGCCCTGGAAAACATCATCGAAGCACCGATTCAGGTGTTAGGTGTGCCACGCCAGGCTGCGCTGGAGCAGGCGCAAGCATTGCTCAAGCGCGTCGGACTGACGGACAAGGCCAGTCATTACCCCTCGATGCTCTCCGGTGGCCAGCAGCAACGGGTGGCGATCGCTCGGGCGCTGGCGATGAAACCCCAGGCGATGCTGTTCGACGAACCCACCAGCGCCCTCGACCCGGAAACCGTCGGCGAGGTCCTGCAGGTGATGAAAGAGTTGGCTGAGGAGGGCATGACCATGGTCGTGGTCACCCATGAAATGGGTTTTGCCCGCGAAGTGGCCGACCGGGTGGTGGTGCTCGACCAGGGCGAACTGATCGAACAAGGCCCGCCGGAGCAGATTTTCAGCCGTCCCACTCATCCCCGTACCCAAGCCTTTCTCAGCCGCGTGCTGTGA
- a CDS encoding GntR family transcriptional regulator: MQFAPAYDQRQPMTAEEEAYNFLLEGICAGRYRKGDRLIAEDIASEIGMSRMPVREAFRRLDAQGLVTLRPNRGAVVSGLDVEEMHEVFEMRSALEGLAMRIAVPRISERQLTALERLLDEMDDYRDESAAWVSRHRKFHEYLCSLSGRPRLLKQISALYSLIEAPMRLWLQHIEKPLSARQEHQMILDAIRAGDASKAEAVVRDHIEGTVPELIRFLQSEK, translated from the coding sequence ATGCAATTCGCTCCCGCCTACGATCAACGCCAACCGATGACTGCCGAGGAAGAGGCCTATAACTTTCTGCTGGAGGGCATCTGCGCTGGTCGTTATCGCAAGGGCGACCGGCTGATCGCCGAGGACATTGCCAGCGAAATCGGCATGAGCCGCATGCCTGTACGCGAAGCCTTTCGCCGTCTCGATGCACAGGGGCTGGTGACGCTGAGGCCCAATCGCGGCGCCGTGGTCAGCGGTCTGGATGTCGAGGAAATGCACGAAGTCTTCGAGATGCGCAGTGCGCTGGAAGGGTTGGCGATGCGCATCGCGGTGCCCAGGATCAGCGAGCGTCAGTTGACGGCGCTGGAGCGACTGCTCGATGAAATGGATGACTACCGCGATGAGAGTGCGGCGTGGGTCAGCCGCCACCGCAAGTTTCATGAGTACCTGTGCAGCCTCAGCGGCCGGCCAAGGCTGTTGAAGCAGATCAGCGCGCTGTACTCGCTGATCGAAGCACCCATGCGCCTGTGGCTGCAGCACATTGAAAAACCCCTGAGTGCGCGCCAGGAACACCAGATGATCCTCGATGCGATTCGTGCCGGCGACGCCAGCAAGGCCGAGGCCGTGGTGCGCGACCATATCGAAGGCACGGTGCCCGAGTTGATCAGGTTTCTGCAATCGGAAAAATAA